Part of the Candidatus Delongbacteria bacterium genome is shown below.
TGCACAAGAATTTAACGAATGGCAGATGGTATTTAAGGGAGAAGTTTCACCTTATTATTCTAGACAATCTTCTATTGCATCTTATGGTGTCGTACTAGAAGCATTAGGTACATTAGGAAACTATTTATATAGTCGTCATAAAAATTCTTGGGAGAGTAAATTAGAACTTTTAAATACAATTAACTGGTCTAGAACGAGCAGTGAAAACTGGTTTGGACGTTGCATCGACACAACTGGGAAAATTGTTAAAAATCAAAATGCAATCCTATTGACTTTGGCTCAAATTAAATCTTCAGTAAAGATTGAACTCACTGAGAAAGAACAGCGGCTGGATATGACGTTTAGAAAGGAACAGCAAAATGACAACTAGTGTATTTAAAGAACATGGTATGAAAAATTATATTGAGATAAAAACACAAGAAATTCAAGCTCTATATAAAAGCGATAATCGTCCTTGGGTCATTGGATATAGCGGTGGAAAAGATTCTACGACAACGCTTCAACTGATTTTTTCTGCAATGATTGATCTGATAGAGAAAGAAGGCCCCAAGGCTCTACATAAAAATATTTATGTAATTACATCCGACACCCTCGTCGAAAATCCATTAATTATTGATTTTATCACTAGCAATATAAATAGTATAAATGCAGCTGCAGAATCTTACAGACTACCGCTTACTGCATACAGTTGTAAAGCAAGCTATGAAGAATCCTTTTGGACTTTGCTTATCGGTAAAGGTTATCCATCGCCAAGGCAAAAATTCAGGTGGTGTACTCATAGATTAAAAATCAAACCGATCGATCGTTTTATTGAAGAAAAGATTCAAGAGCATGAAGAAGTCATTGTCGTCCTTGGTGTACGATCCCAAGAAAGTTCATCGCGTAAGCAAACAATCGAGAGTCATCGTATTAACGACCGATTATTAAAAAAGCATGCAACTTTAAATAACGCCTTTACTTACACACCTATTGAAAGTTTTAGTACTGATGACGTTTGGGGATATTTGCTACATAACAAAAATCCTTGGGGCGCAAATAATACAGAGCTCTTTGGTCTATATAAAGATTCACAAGATTCGACTGAATGTCCTATGCAACTAGACGAAAACACACCTTCATGTGGAAACAGCAGATTTGGGTGTTGGACATGTACTGTTGTCCAAAAAGATAAATCTCTGACTGGTTTCCTTAACAATGGCTACTATGAACTAGAACCACTATTAGAATTCAGAGATTACTTGATGGATATTAGAAATAATCCTGACTATCGCCAAAGTCACAGAATGAATGGCTCTATTTATTATACCAAGAATGCTGATGGCACTAGAAAACAAGGTCTTGGACCTTTTAATCTTTTTGCAAGGACAGAGATTTTAAAAAAATTGCTTACTGCGCAAGAAAAGGCAAAAGAAATTGCAAAAGATCTGGAGCATGATACAAAGCTCGAATTAATCACTGAAGAAGAATTACATCTAATCAGAATGCATTGGATGGAATCCGGTGATTGGGACGATACATTGCCCGAATTGTATCAAAAAATAATGCAAAAAAAATTCAACATTCAAGAAAATGAGCGAGAAATTTTTCAAAAAAATGATCGTGCTCGCTTATCTCAAATATGCAAAAAATACAACGTTGACCTTGAAATTATTAAGCAACTTATTCAGTTAGAAAGCAAAAATGCCAATTTAAAACGCAGAAGAAACATCATCACCGAGATAGAACAATTGCTTCATAAAGATTGGATTCATGAAGATATTGTAGAATCTTTAGAAGATCTCAAGGACGGTTACGACTATGAAAATTAATCATTTATCATTACACAATTTTGGCATTTATCGAGAAACCGTTACATATAATTTTAACACCGATGATCACAACAACATTATTTTGATCAATGGTAAAAACGGTTCAGGAAAAACTACTTTATTGAATGCCTTCAAAATCGCACTATACGGTCCCTATTACTTAGGCTATAAAACAAAAGTTCAAGAATATACAGAATATATCAAAAAACGGATCAACGCTTATTCCCTTCAAGATGGTGATAACAAAGCCTATTTAACTATTGATTTTTCGCTTGTTGAGAACGGTTTTAAAAGAAATTATCAGATCAATCGTAATTGGAAATTAATCGCAGATCAACTTGACGAACAGGTACATGTCACTCGTGACCGTAAAGCATTATCAAAGAAAGAAGGATCTGAGTTCATCGATGATTTAGCAGAGATGCTCTCACCTGACTATATTGATTTGTTTTTCTTTGATGGCGAAAAGATCGATCATTTGCTTGCTAAATCAAAGAGTCAAGAGTATATTATGCAAATGTTTAGCAAACTTTTCTCACTAGATCTATTTGAATCATTGCACACAGACCTCAATACTTATGTTCGACAAAGTAAAATTAACGAACAACTTGATGAGGATGAAAAAAAATATGAACAACTACTGCAAAAAAAGCAGCTCTTGATTTCTGAAATAAAAAAATTAGAACAACAAAAAAAAGATGCTACAAATTCCATTTCAGAAATAACAGAAACCTTATCATTTGAACGGAAAAAATTCAAAGAGCACGGTGGTCTACAATCCGATGATAAACAAAAAATAATTAGTGAAATTGACCAAGCACAAGTAGAACGCGCTATTCTTAAAACTCAACATAAAACTTTATTAAATGAAGACTTTCCTTTTCTATTGTTACGTGATGAGTTGGATGCATTGCGTAACGAACTTGAAATTGAGAAAGAATACAACGAAACAACCACCATGCTTCAAAAATTAGATAATCCGCTATTTAAAACTAATTTGAAAACTCAAATCAATTTATCTTTTGAGCAGTTAATTGAAGTTATTCATAACAGTTTTGATATTAAAAATGAAGTTGAACGTATTCATGATCTTTCAAAAACTAACGAACAACTGTTACTTGATACTATAAATGAAATTGAAAAGCAAAATATTGAGGATGTCTATCTATTTTATGAGAAAGACCAAACACTACACAAAAAAATTCAAACATCAACCCAAATATTACATGAAAGCATCGATCAATCTCTTGATGAATTTTCAAAAACTATTTCAAAACTGGAAGTACGCTTAGCACAACTAAATGAAAGTATCCAGCGTGCTAGCAAATCATCTGAAGAGTACGAGCAAAATTTGATACTTCTAGAGGATGAGGTTAATAAGCAATATGCTAAACTAAAAGATGCAAAAAAAAGTGACAATACGTTCCTTTTAATCAAGTCAATTAATAGTGTTGTTAAGCAATACGCTGATGATACGCGAAAAGAAAAACTAGCAGAACTACAACAAACGATTACCGACATCTTTAAAACACTGATCAGAAAAGAAGACTTCATCAACGACATAAGAATAGATCTAGAAACAGAACAATTTGAAATTCTCAACAAAACTGGTAGTATTGTGCCCGAAGAAAACCTATCTGCTGGTGAGCGTCAGATCTATATACTCTCAATTCTTTGGGGCTTACTAAAAATATCAAACAGAAAAATTCCTATTGTATTTGATACGTTATTAGGGCGACTTGATAAAACCCATAAGCATAATATTATTCATCATTTTCTGCATGATTTGGGACAACAAATTATTATTTTAGCTACTGATACCGAAATTGATGATGAGTATGTTCAAATGCTATCCCCATTTATCTCACAACACTATCAAATTGCTTATGATAACAAAACTGAATCTGTGCAACTCGAAAAAAGTTGGAGGCTCTAATGAATTATAGAATCTATACATCTGAAGAAACAAAAAATGTACTTATAAAAATGAGAGATACGACATCAATAACACCAAATATTTTAGCGCGTTATGGGATAGCTCTTTCACTAAAAAATGTAGAACCTATAAATTTGGATATTTTAAACTTCTCCAATAAAGGATTAGAATTGAATCGAAATGTCATTACATCCAAATACGATCACTTATTTAAAGCATTAATTTCTCAAAAAGAGGGTCGCTTCTTAAACGACCATGAGTATTTTGAACAATATCTCCTTGCCCATATTGAACGTGGTGTAAAAGAACTTTATGCTGAATTTCAAATGGCAGGAAATACAGAAAAATTTATCAAACGGTTAATTGCATATGAGTATGGGAGGGATATGTAATGATCTATTTAGATTATGCTGCTACAACGCCATTAGATCCTACAGTTATTGAAGAAATGTATAATTTTATGAAAAGCTGTTACGGCAATCCCTCTAGCAAATATTATGAGCAATCAGAACAATCAAAAACCGCCATTCGCACCGCAAGAGAAAGAGTTGCAAATTTATTTAACTGCAAGCCAGAAGACATTCTGTTTAATAGCGGTGCTACAGAAGGAAATAATTTTATCTTAAAAGGTATTGCTGATGCTTATAAACACAAGGGACAGCATATTATCACGTCTGTTGCTGAACATAAAGCAATTCTCTCAACGTGTAAATATCTTGAAACTCAAGGTTATGATATTACATATTTGCCAGTTAACAAGCAAGGTGTCGTTGAGCTAGAATCACTTGAAAAGGCATTTCGAAATGATACAATCCTAGTTAGCATCATGTGGGCAAACAATGAGATCGGTTCTATTAATGACATAAACACTATCTCAAAAAAATGTAAAGAGCAAGGTATTCTCTTTCATACTGATGCAACACAAATTGTTGGAAAGTTACCCATTGATCTTAAGCAAATCGAAGTAGATTTCTTAACTTGTTCCGCCCATAAACTTTATGGACCTAAAGGGATTGGCGCAACTTTTATACGTTCCAGTAAATACGGTCGCAAACCTAAAATTACTCCTCTGATTCATGGTGGTGCTCAAGAAAATGGTCTAAGAGCCGGAACCGAATCACTTCACAATATTGTTGGATTCGGCAAAGCATGCGAAATTTCACAAAGTGAAATGAATAATTATATAAAGCATATTGAAGCTATCGAAAATGATATTATAGAGCAACTTAAAACTTTGCCGACTATTCAATTCAATAGCCCTAAAGACAATAAAATACCAGGGATTATCAACTTTTCCATCCCTGGCATTAATAACGAATTTGCTATTAAAATGTTATCCGAGCACTATTCTATCTCTTCTGGGTCAGCCTGTGCAATTGGTGAACCTAGCCATGTTCTAAAAGAACTTGGAAACGAAGAGTCTGATTACTTTAGGATTAGTTTGGGGAAATTCACAAAAAATATAGATATAACAGAAATGGTAAATACACTTAAGCAATTTACTTAGCACGATGAATTCGTGCTAAGTATTTTATTCTAAATTGCGCGCCTTTATCTTTCTAATAATTTCCTGAAAACCTGATTTTGAATTATATATTGAAAATTCTCCGCCTCTAATCCAACTTTCACTTGTTACACTAGAATTATCAATCACGTCTTTCGCTTTTAATAGAACATTCTCATAAACATCTGTATTTTCAATAGTTTCGGCTAAAATCTGATGTAGGGGATGAACTCCAATCCCTTTCTGTATACTATAATTTGTATCTACCCTGAAGGAATTAATACTTTCTTCCCAATAAAATGCATCTGACCACTTATCACCTATTATATTCCAATATTCAATTAACATATCACACAATTTCTCAACATCAATATCTGATCCATAATCATCAAACCATTCTTTCTTTAGCACCGCTAATATTATTGGTTTCAAAGACTCAATAAACATATTAATCCCTACCGGTTTCCTAGTATTCAATCCATCACCTAATCGTATAGCATTATACCAACTTGAATACTTATTTTGGTTCAAAGACGTGCATACTTCGTTTGCATATAATTCCACAACCTCAGAGGAACTTGCTTGGTTATCACGAACTCGTTTCTTTAAAATAGGTTTTATGAGTGACTTTGCCAAGTCTGTATTAACTTTTTTCCCCTTTTGATTTATATCCACAAATGATCTAATTTCAAGTAACCTATGATCTGCATTATTTTTATCTAATCTTAATAAAATCACTGGGAACTTCATGCTTCTACACTTGTTCTTATATATATCGTGGTAATTTTCCTTTATTATATGAAGCGCTTTAATCCTATGTTGTCCATCTACAATTCTCAATTTCGAATTTAAAAATATACTGCTGTTATTTATTTTAACATCATCATTATCAATTGCAGCAAGTATGGCCGTTGGTAATAGCGGCTTATCATCATTAACTAAGAAATTTACAATTTTCATATAATGACTTCTGACTAATTGTCTTTGATAACCTTTGTAGATATTTGACTCATTTCCGTCAAAATATTCAACTATAGAATTATCAATTAATTCCTCACTTGTCATGCTTATAAAATGCATTGTGACTTCAGACTGTTCTAAAGAAATTTCGTTATTTAATTCTATTCTATTCATCATTTTCACCTTCTCCTACTAATAATTCTGTCAACTCATCAAAACTCAACTTATAAGTTTCCTGATATTTTCCCGTTTTAATCGTGCAACCTAACACGCTATTCATGCTAATAATAACAGATTTGACATCTCTAAATTTGACAGTACCGCTATTTAAGAATTGCAACGCTATCCTATGAAAACTATTTAAAATATCTACATGTGATTCAAGTTCAGAAATTTCACAACTCGTATCATATATATATATCTTTAAAAACAAATAGATTATACTTCTATATGTCTCGCAATTATTCAGATGCAAAAGATTAAACTTCCGAGATTTTTCAATTTCATTAAAAATATTCTCAATCATCTTGTGCTCTATTAGGTCATATAATCGATTATATTCTTCGTTCTCCTCATCATTGATAATATCAGTTAAAACATCCTCTCTAATATTCAGTTGACTATATATAAAATGTGAATAAAGCCGTAGTAATTCACCTTTTGATACATCATTAGATATGAATAATGTATTCATAAAAAACGACCAATGAACATCTGCTTTTATGATGTTTTCAATTTTTTCAATGATTGTACTTATAATTTTTGTGACTTGAGTTGGCTTTTCATATTCATCATCACAAAATTCTGACCAATTTTCCACTTCCTTAATTTTGCTATCGATTTTCGAATTGATATCGGAAAAAACTGCATAAAGACTTTTTTTACTTCCTTTTTTCTTCATACCATTTTCATGATGATTATACATTCGATACAAAAAGTCTGTGATCGCTTGATACATATCTCTTAAATCAATTTCTATAT
Proteins encoded:
- a CDS encoding cysteine desulfurase, whose protein sequence is MIYLDYAATTPLDPTVIEEMYNFMKSCYGNPSSKYYEQSEQSKTAIRTARERVANLFNCKPEDILFNSGATEGNNFILKGIADAYKHKGQHIITSVAEHKAILSTCKYLETQGYDITYLPVNKQGVVELESLEKAFRNDTILVSIMWANNEIGSINDINTISKKCKEQGILFHTDATQIVGKLPIDLKQIEVDFLTCSAHKLYGPKGIGATFIRSSKYGRKPKITPLIHGGAQENGLRAGTESLHNIVGFGKACEISQSEMNNYIKHIEAIENDIIEQLKTLPTIQFNSPKDNKIPGIINFSIPGINNEFAIKMLSEHYSISSGSACAIGEPSHVLKELGNEESDYFRISLGKFTKNIDITEMVNTLKQFT
- a CDS encoding DndE family protein, encoding MNYRIYTSEETKNVLIKMRDTTSITPNILARYGIALSLKNVEPINLDILNFSNKGLELNRNVITSKYDHLFKALISQKEGRFLNDHEYFEQYLLAHIERGVKELYAEFQMAGNTEKFIKRLIAYEYGRDM
- the dndC gene encoding DNA phosphorothioation system sulfurtransferase DndC; translated protein: MTTSVFKEHGMKNYIEIKTQEIQALYKSDNRPWVIGYSGGKDSTTTLQLIFSAMIDLIEKEGPKALHKNIYVITSDTLVENPLIIDFITSNINSINAAAESYRLPLTAYSCKASYEESFWTLLIGKGYPSPRQKFRWCTHRLKIKPIDRFIEEKIQEHEEVIVVLGVRSQESSSRKQTIESHRINDRLLKKHATLNNAFTYTPIESFSTDDVWGYLLHNKNPWGANNTELFGLYKDSQDSTECPMQLDENTPSCGNSRFGCWTCTVVQKDKSLTGFLNNGYYELEPLLEFRDYLMDIRNNPDYRQSHRMNGSIYYTKNADGTRKQGLGPFNLFARTEILKKLLTAQEKAKEIAKDLEHDTKLELITEEELHLIRMHWMESGDWDDTLPELYQKIMQKKFNIQENEREIFQKNDRARLSQICKKYNVDLEIIKQLIQLESKNANLKRRRNIITEIEQLLHKDWIHEDIVESLEDLKDGYDYEN
- the dndD gene encoding DNA sulfur modification protein DndD gives rise to the protein MKINHLSLHNFGIYRETVTYNFNTDDHNNIILINGKNGSGKTTLLNAFKIALYGPYYLGYKTKVQEYTEYIKKRINAYSLQDGDNKAYLTIDFSLVENGFKRNYQINRNWKLIADQLDEQVHVTRDRKALSKKEGSEFIDDLAEMLSPDYIDLFFFDGEKIDHLLAKSKSQEYIMQMFSKLFSLDLFESLHTDLNTYVRQSKINEQLDEDEKKYEQLLQKKQLLISEIKKLEQQKKDATNSISEITETLSFERKKFKEHGGLQSDDKQKIISEIDQAQVERAILKTQHKTLLNEDFPFLLLRDELDALRNELEIEKEYNETTTMLQKLDNPLFKTNLKTQINLSFEQLIEVIHNSFDIKNEVERIHDLSKTNEQLLLDTINEIEKQNIEDVYLFYEKDQTLHKKIQTSTQILHESIDQSLDEFSKTISKLEVRLAQLNESIQRASKSSEEYEQNLILLEDEVNKQYAKLKDAKKSDNTFLLIKSINSVVKQYADDTRKEKLAELQQTITDIFKTLIRKEDFINDIRIDLETEQFEILNKTGSIVPEENLSAGERQIYILSILWGLLKISNRKIPIVFDTLLGRLDKTHKHNIIHHFLHDLGQQIIILATDTEIDDEYVQMLSPFISQHYQIAYDNKTESVQLEKSWRL
- a CDS encoding DGQHR domain-containing protein encodes the protein MNRIELNNEISLEQSEVTMHFISMTSEELIDNSIVEYFDGNESNIYKGYQRQLVRSHYMKIVNFLVNDDKPLLPTAILAAIDNDDVKINNSSIFLNSKLRIVDGQHRIKALHIIKENYHDIYKNKCRSMKFPVILLRLDKNNADHRLLEIRSFVDINQKGKKVNTDLAKSLIKPILKKRVRDNQASSSEVVELYANEVCTSLNQNKYSSWYNAIRLGDGLNTRKPVGINMFIESLKPIILAVLKKEWFDDYGSDIDVEKLCDMLIEYWNIIGDKWSDAFYWEESINSFRVDTNYSIQKGIGVHPLHQILAETIENTDVYENVLLKAKDVIDNSSVTSESWIRGGEFSIYNSKSGFQEIIRKIKARNLE